The nucleotide sequence tgtcatcaagtcctccttctaattaacttcaattcagttaccattatttttacgagtacaaatgaaacttaaatttgaacataattaaagcataggcaggagctgaatgtcatcaagtcctcctcctaattaactttaatttatgtactaaatttccatgatttcaatgaatataagtgatactttaatttaaagagataacataattaaagtctaggcaggagctgaatgtcatcaagtcctcctcctaattaactttaatttaggtatctaataaattaatctatcatttacttttcgtttaaataaagataacacaattaaagtctaggtaggagctgaatgtcatcaagtcctcctcctatttgacttcaaTGTAGTATCTATTAATTGTTTATGTGGAAATTTGGTAAAtacgtggttgttgaattggCGGATTTGTGAGAAAcgatctatgcataaaattctaatatacatcctaaacatgcattctaaactaacaacccctaacatgcatactaatcaatttaaatatgcataaatataaattacactactctacattattttcattatttttccactatcctattacataacttacatttacaaggatatatatgccaaacaaaaataagataaaaatatatacaaataacaaatgataaataatacaaatacaaatatggccactaAGCCCGGTCCATTGCTTAAGCCCAATCCATTCTCCAAATATGTATTCCGGCCCAAGTGACATCAAGTTCAGCCCAAGTAGAGTCGAGCCCGATCCACattcaaaaacaaacaacataaAGGGTTAAAGTTgtactcaaatgccataaaaattcaTTATCAAATTAAGTGCGTATacatcataaacatataaacaaacacatatattcaaatacacctacacaaatatacaaaacgagatgtatacatacaaacacagatactgaatatatatatatatatatatattcacacacatacacactgtatatatatatatgcgtgcactatatatatatgcacacacacccacacacatCTACGCACACAcaatgcacacatatacacacgcccactgcatatatatgtacacacacactgcacacctatatatacatacactatacatatatatacatatatttatctctgAAAGAAATGGAATAGCCACTGTATATCAAACACTAGGATCCCAAGCATCCAAACAAAGTATTGCAAACGGACATTAACCAAGGATGTATACTACTGCATGTATCGAAGGATTCAGAGCTACTACCAggagtaaatcatggcattCAGAGAACAAAACCCAGAGCAACCAAAACCAGATTATCACCAAGCCAAAGAGGCCGAGAATGATAGAAATTTGTTCTGATATTTACCTCTCCCGCTTTCCCTTTCCTCTGGTTCTTGCAGCGAAATCTCCCTTTCCTCTCtttgctttctctcttctttctctttgtctTGTGCCGCTACTTCCTCTCTcccaattttgttttattttgttttgcttcatcaaaagccaaagcctccttcttctctcacgcctcctctcttttattctttttctttccccaatttgtgccacatttctctctttgtctccttctttttttttctttccccaatttatgCCATACATTTCTCCCTTTATTCCcccactttcctttctttttctccttgtcttcctccttttgttggcttttttctctcatgacccccatttccttatttcttggctttttctttatttatttttttaattatgttatggCCCCACTTTTCCCCCAAAAGTCtcacctttttttctttttttctcttttccaccgAAATTCTCCAAacccttttcttatatatatattttttatttatttatttatttattgtatttttggccagacgaaaaccggttactacattTCATATGATAGATATTACTACTATTGATGGAATTACTTATTCATAATGTTACTTGTAAGGACTAAAGACAAAACATTAAACCAAAATAGGGAATAAAAGGAGTCAGTATCCTAAATCACAATTCACACACCAAGAGGTCCAAGATACCTCCATCACCACCGTTATTGTCTACTGATATCTATAATTACTTATTAAATAATAAACCATCAATGGTCCATCACCGCTCCTCGCCTCCTCCTGCCCAAGTTGTCCCTTTGTAGGCTTGGTTAGCACCAGCACACAGGCCATAGCATGTTGGTCTTTTGGTGGTTCCTGCATTGGCAAGATCCTGAAAAAAAAGGTAGATAAATAGCTATTAGCCAAGTACACAAACTATAAAATGTATATTACATGTTCATCATCAAAGTCTACAAAGTGCAAACTACCTGCTAAGTGCAAACTACATACTTCAATTAGCATTCTCCACAATCCAAATTTATGTTTGTGGTATCGCAAGGATCCTGCAATATGAATATAATGCAGTAAATAAGAGGGCAATACAATAAGCACCAATAAGAATCAAGAAACTAATATTACCTCCGTGTCAAAATCTTTATCAAAATTTTGAGGCTTTGAAGTTGTAGACTCTGGTAAAACAAACGAAATAACAAATATTAAGAACTAAAAAATCAATCATTATCAAAAATTCAAGACCTAGAAAAGTTTCATTTGAATAATAGTTTAATACCTTGACTCCATAACCAATCTCGGGCACACATCAAAGCCTCCACAGTTTTGTGATGAAGCCTACTACGGTGAGGACTTAAAATCCTCCCACTTGCATTGAACGTTGATTCTGAAGCAACGGTCGTCATAGGAATGGACAA is from Tripterygium wilfordii isolate XIE 37 chromosome 14, ASM1340144v1, whole genome shotgun sequence and encodes:
- the LOC120015757 gene encoding zinc finger BED domain-containing protein DAYSLEEPER-like, with product MFMDSTPTNEHVKLELDHYLEESLLPRNTHDFDILCWWKTNGIKYPTLHDIAKDVLSIPMTTVASESTFNASGRILSPHRSRLHHKTVEALMCARDWLWSQESTTSKPQNFDKDFDTEDPCDTTNINLDCGEC